A single genomic interval of Hoplias malabaricus isolate fHopMal1 chromosome 7, fHopMal1.hap1, whole genome shotgun sequence harbors:
- the LOC136702432 gene encoding trace amine-associated receptor 1-like produces the protein MNSSLSTIVSIAPLCYEFLNGSCPKLIYPLFLRVPLYLLFSSVVVLTVFGNLFVILTIVHFKQLHMPTNYLILSLAVTDLLLGGFVMPLSMVRSVETCWYLGTLFCKIHSSVDITLSTASILNLCFISIDRYYAVCHPLLYHNKITHFTALIMISICWCVSAAVGFGIIFLELNILGIEEFYYKYIFCEGGCVLFQSVASSTASSLLSFYFPGLVMLSIYMKIFRVAQKQAKSIHDFKSNKQSMLSKEERKATKTLAVIMGVFLLLWTPFFLCNVIDPYIGYSIPPVFFDMFVWIGYLNSTCNPIVYAFFYKWFRKALSMVLSGKIFQSGSSRTPLFSH, from the coding sequence ATGAACTCGAGCTTATCTACAATTGTAAGCATCGCTCCTCTTTGCTATGAATTTCTGAACGGGTCTTGTCCAAAATTGATCTATCCGCTTTTCCTGAGGGTGCCGCTTTACTTGTTATTCAGTTCTGTAGTGGTTTTAACAGTATTTGGCAATCTTTTTGTCATCCTCACCATTGTTCATttcaagcagctgcacatgccGACTAACTACCTCATTCTTTCTTTAGCTGTGACTGATCTTCTCCTGGGTGGATTTGTTATGCCTCTTAGCATGGTACGATCTGTAGAGACTTGTTGGTATTTGGGTACTTtattctgtaaaatacacagcagTGTTGACATCACACTGAGTACTGCTTCTATACTAAATTTGTGCTTTATTTCCATTGATAGATACTATGCTGTATGTCACCCACTTCTGTATCACAATAAAATTACCCATTTTACTGCACTGATAATGATCTCCATTTGCTGGTGTGTCTCAGCTGCAGTTGGCTTTGGAATCATATTCTTAGAGCTAAATATTCTTGGAATTGAAGAATTttactacaaatatattttctgtgaAGGAGGCTGTGTACTATTTCAAAGTGTAGCCTCGAGCACTGCTTCCTCTTTACTTTCCTTCTATTTTCCAGGCCTTGTGATGCTCAGCATTTACATGAAAATATTCCGTGTTGCGCAAAAGCAAGCTAAATCCATCCATGACTTCAAAAGCAATAAGCAatcaatgttgagcaaagaagagagaaaggctaCAAAAACTCTAGCAGTGATAATGGGGGTGTTCTTATTGCTCTGGACACCATTTTTTCTCTGCAATGTCATTGATCCTTACATAGGTTACTCTATACCGCCAGTGTTTTTTGATATGTTTGTCTGGATCGGGTATCTGAACTCAACCTGTAACCCCATTGTGTACGCTTTCTTCTACAAGTGGTTTAGGAAGGCACTTAGCATGGTTTTGTCAGGTAAAATATTTCAGTCAGGTTCGTCAAGAACACCTCTGTTTtcacactga
- the LOC136702109 gene encoding trace amine-associated receptor 1-like → MGYKTTPNQTGMLDNPPLCYVSLNDTCQIVYPKKAQSLLYFLFSCISVFTFFGNLLVIITIIHFKQLHTSTNYLILSLAVADLLVGGVVMPPSMLRSVESCWYLGTFFCKIHTSLDVTLCTVSILNLCVISVDRYYAVCHPLLYQSKITLNTTLFMIVVCWTLSAVVGCGMIFLQLGIIGNEHIYYSNAACEGGCIIFISKTASAVITMLCFYIPAVIMISLYMKIFHIAQKQARSIQNSQIKSSQRGHSVGKTEIKATKTLAIVIGVFLLFWAPFCVCEFIDPFLGYLVPPVWFDVFAWLGYFNSTCNPIVYALFYRWFRKSFRAILLGKICQPNSSRLKLF, encoded by the coding sequence ATGGGATACAAAACAACTCCCAACCAAACTGGGATGCTGGACAACCCTCCACTCTGCTATGTATCTCTGAATGACACGTGTCAAATTGTCTATCCAAAGAAGGCTCAGTCgctgctttattttttattttcctgtatttctgtttttactttttttgggAATTTGTTGGTGATCATAACCATCATTCATTTCAAGCAGCTGCACACATCGACAAACTACCTCATTCtttctctggctgtggctgaccTGCTTGTCGGAGGGGTTGTGATGCCTCCCAGCATGCTACGCTCTGTGGAATCATGTTGGTATTTGGGgacttttttctgtaaaattcacACCAGCCTTGACGTCACATTGTGTACGGTTTCTATTCTAAACTTGTGTGTGATTTCTGTAGACCGATATTACGCGGTGTGTCACCCTCTTCTCTACCAGAGCAAAATAACTCTAAATACTACTCTGTTTATGATAGTTGTATGTTGGACACTCTCTGCTGTTGTAGGATGTGGGATGATCTTTCTACAATTAGGTATTATAGGAAATGAACATATTTATTATAGCAATGCTGCTTGTGAAGGAggttgtattatttttatcagTAAAACTGCAAGTGCTGTGATCACAATGCTCTGTTTCTACATCCCTGCTGTGATTATGATCAGTTTATACATGAAAATATTCCACATTGCTCAGAAACAAGCACGCTCAATTCAGAACAGTCAAATCAAGTCTTCTCAGCGAGGTCACTCAGTGGGTAAGACTGAGATAAAGGCCACCAAAACATTAGCCATTGTCATAGGGGTGTTCCTTCTCTTTTGGGCccctttttgtgtttgtgagttTATTGATCCCTTCTTAGGCTACTTAGTTCCACCAGTTTGGTTTGATGTCTTTGCTTGGCTTGGCTATTTCAACTCTACGTGCAATCCGATTGTGTATGCTCTGTTTTACCGCTGGTTTAGGAAATCATTCAGAGCTATTCTGCTGGGTAAGATATGTCAGCCTAATTCATCCAGATTAAAATTGTTTTAA
- the LOC136702416 gene encoding trace amine-associated receptor 1-like translates to MGYKTTPNQTGMLDNPPLCYVSLNDTCQMVYPKKAQSLLYFLFSCISVFTFFGNLLVIITIIHFKQLHTSTNYLILSLAVADLLVGGVVMPPSMLRSVESCWYLGTFFCKIHISLDATLCTVSILNLCVISVDRYYAVCHPLLYQSKITLNTTLFMIVVCWTLSAVVGCGMIFLQLGVIGNEQIYYSNAACEGGCIIFLSKTASAVITMLCFYIPAVIMISLYMKIFHIAQKQARSIQNSQIKSSQRGHSVGKTEIKATKTLAIVIGVFLLFWAPFFVCEFIDPFLGYLVPPVWFDVFAWLGYFNSTCNPIVYALFYRWFRKSFRAILLGKICQPNSSRLKLF, encoded by the coding sequence ATGGGATACAAAACAACTCCCAACCAAACTGGGATGCTGGACAACCCTCCACTCTGCTATGTATCTCTGAATGACACGTGTCAAATGGTCTATCCAAAGAAGGCTCAGTCgttgctttattttttattttcctgtatttctgtttttactttttttgggAATTTGTTGGTGATCATAACCATCATTCATTTCAAGCAGCTGCACACATCGACAAACTACCTCATTCtttctctggctgtggctgaccTGCTTGTCGGAGGGGTTGTGATGCCTCCCAGCATGCTACGCTCTGTGGAATCATGTTGGTATTTGGGgacttttttctgtaaaattcacATCAGCCTTGACGCCACATTGTGTACGGTTTCTATTCTAAACTTGTGTGTGATTTCTGTAGACCGATATTACGCGGTGTGTCACCCTCTTCTCTACCAGAGCAAAATAACTCTAAATACCACTCTGTTTATGATAGTTGTATGTTGGACACTCTCTGCTGTTGTAGGATGTGGGATGATCTTTCTACAATTAGGTGTTAtaggaaatgaacaaatttaTTATAGCAATGCTGCTTGTGAAGGAGGCTGTATTATTTTTCTCAGTAAAACTGCAAGTGCTGTGATCACAATGCTCTGTTTCTACATCCCTGCTGTGATTATGATCAGTTTATACATGAAAATATTCCACATTGCTCAGAAACAAGCACGCTCAATTCAGAACAGTCAAATCAAGTCTTCTCAGCGAGGTCACTCAGTGGGTAAGACTGAGATAAAGGCCACCAAAACATTAGCCATTGTCATAGGGGTGTTCCTTCTCTTTTGGGcccctttttttgtttgtgagtTTATTGATCCCTTCTTAGGCTACTTAGTTCCACCAGTTTGGTTTGATGTCTTTGCTTGGCTTGGCTATTTCAACTCTACGTGCAATCCGATTGTGTATGCTCTGTTTTACCGCTGGTTTAGGAAATCATTCAGAGCTATTCTGCTGGGTAAGATATGTCAGCCTAATTCATCCAGATTAAAATTGTTTTAA